In one window of Gossypium hirsutum isolate 1008001.06 chromosome A01, Gossypium_hirsutum_v2.1, whole genome shotgun sequence DNA:
- the LOC107961692 gene encoding probable peroxygenase 5 — protein MASSMPPEAILEGVGDAGAAKPSGSEQSVLEKHVAFFDRNHDGIVYPWETFEGFRAIGAGYLLSMTGAFLIHFALSSKTRPGKYPSPFFPIEVKNIHLAKHGSDSGVYDSDGRFVSLKFEEIFRKFARTHGNALTSGELMAMLKANREPQDYKGWIGSWTEWMTLYNLCKDNDGLLRKEIVKGVYDGSLFERMERDRKPRRK, from the exons ATGGCTTCTTCTATGCCACCAGAAGCTATTCTAGaag gAGTTGGTGATGCAGGGGCAGCTAAGCCTAGTGGTTCTGAACAAAGCGTTCTGGAAAAGCATGTTGCATTCTTTGACAGAAACCATGATGGCATCGTTTATCCATGGGAGACTTTTGAAG GTTTTCGAGCAATCGGGGCAGGTTATCTCTTGTCCATGACCGGTGCTTTCCTCATTCACTTTGCTCTCAGTAGCAAAACTCGCCCT GGGAAATATCCTTCTCCATTCTTTCCAATTGAGGTTAAAAACATCCACCTGGCTAAACATGGCAGTGACTCTGGTGTATATGACAGTGATGGAAG ATTTGTATCATTGAAGTTTGAAGAAATCTTCAGAAAGTTCGCCCGTACCCATGGCAATGCCTTAACATCTGGTGAACTCATGGCAATGCTCAAGGCCAACAGGGAACCGCAGGATTACAAAGGATG GATTGGTAGTTGGACGGAATGGATGACATTATACAATCTTTGCAAGGACAACGATGGATTATTGAGGAAAGAAATAGTTAAAGGCGTTTATGACGGAAGCTTGTTCGAACGCATGGAGAGGGACAGAAAACCTCGCAGAAAATAA